In the Cyanobacteria bacterium GSL.Bin1 genome, one interval contains:
- a CDS encoding NAD(P)-dependent oxidoreductase: MGKKIGIIGTGFIATGIFRLLEQSTDWSVSKILTRRPKETLKNFPQERLTHEVDELIANSDLVVEGSGDVIYATAVLEKVLEEGLPVVTMNSELQLTTGSYLATLGYITEAHGDQPGCLAQLNREVRSAGFNPLVYGNIKGFLNLNPSRQEMEYWSKKQGLRLDQTVSFTDGSKLQIEQALVANGLGAAIACDGMLGLTLSSLEESDELVSKAQKFAQPLSDYVLYQDSPPGVFILAESREADRQGDYGPFAKLRTREGSAYVFLKPFHLCYLEVPRTITEVFAGTSPLLTNSPAPKYNVAAIAKRKLLPGEYIARGLGSFDVRGEAVSIAEHPNHLPLCLLEDATVKTVIDPGQMLSFADVELPETRALQIYKQINRGNLFNPFFNSKDLNHQHDIFTNSKLIYLES; the protein is encoded by the coding sequence ATGGGTAAAAAAATTGGAATCATTGGAACAGGGTTCATTGCCACTGGCATATTTCGTCTTTTGGAACAATCAACTGATTGGTCCGTGTCTAAGATTCTAACTCGTCGTCCCAAAGAAACACTCAAAAATTTTCCTCAAGAACGTTTAACACATGAGGTTGATGAGCTCATTGCGAATAGCGACCTAGTAGTTGAAGGCTCGGGAGATGTAATTTATGCAACAGCGGTTCTCGAAAAGGTCTTAGAAGAAGGTTTACCAGTAGTGACGATGAACTCTGAATTACAGCTGACTACTGGTAGTTATTTGGCAACTCTCGGTTACATAACAGAAGCTCATGGCGACCAACCTGGCTGTTTGGCTCAACTCAATCGTGAAGTTCGTTCTGCAGGATTTAATCCTTTAGTATATGGAAACATTAAAGGATTTCTCAACCTTAATCCCTCTCGTCAAGAAATGGAATATTGGTCAAAAAAACAAGGATTGCGATTGGATCAGACAGTTTCCTTTACTGATGGCTCAAAGCTGCAAATAGAACAAGCATTGGTTGCAAATGGCTTAGGAGCAGCAATAGCTTGTGATGGCATGCTAGGCTTGACTTTATCTTCTTTAGAAGAGAGTGATGAATTAGTAAGTAAAGCCCAGAAGTTTGCTCAACCCTTGAGCGATTATGTTCTTTATCAAGATTCACCACCAGGAGTTTTTATCCTAGCAGAAAGTAGAGAAGCGGATAGACAAGGTGATTATGGTCCCTTTGCTAAGTTGCGAACTAGAGAGGGATCTGCCTATGTTTTCCTTAAGCCCTTTCATTTATGTTATCTTGAAGTACCACGCACCATCACTGAAGTTTTTGCTGGGACTTCCCCTTTGCTCACCAATTCCCCAGCTCCAAAATATAATGTTGCTGCAATAGCCAAGCGGAAACTCTTACCTGGAGAATATATCGCTCGTGGATTAGGTAGTTTTGATGTCCGGGGTGAGGCAGTGAGCATTGCTGAACATCCAAATCATCTGCCATTGTGCTTGCTAGAAGATGCTACTGTTAAAACGGTGATTGATCCGGGTCAAATGCTTAGTTTCGCTGATGTAGAATTGCCGGAAACCCGAGCCCTCCAAATTTACAAGCAGATTAATCGGGGAAACCTCTTCAACCCTTTTTTTAATTCTAAAGATCTCAATCACCAGCATGACATCTTTACGAATTCAAAGCTAATTTATCTAGAGTCCTGA
- a CDS encoding sodium:proton antiporter — translation MALENVVGEAPLQEHLKQFLLVLSVSLAVATLSRSFPRFRDIPYTLLLVIVGLILALLDVRLINVPPEVTLFIFLPPLLLKTALDLNWSLVKHDINIVFLCAVIGVFLTITGVTITLTSFTNISPLIALLAGASLSATAPAPITALFGRLGVNQRLVALTDGENLFNVAIAIGVFVLLMDLPTDLDFTQVDLIALLKNVGTLAGIGLIMGGIIGLIFSYLIHRSDLRFLGRSLLLVASYGTYLFTEELGGSGVVAVIVTGLILGTFGVSEMNPHKKQVLSEFLAFVAFLVNSIVFLLIGDKINFSNLGANIYPIGIAIVTVVAMRAIAIYGTSYFGNKFEYSNISFAEQTVLWWSGLRGSISIALALSVPIVLVQSQTLEAVVFGVVLFTLLVQGLSSKWLLKQLGFLYEEHLQEKYLELIARTVALKQILTHLNEEEMTQRWEVDPRFYKYRDCVQEELKRLEQEIEDYAKKNPSLKKVANEQLKRELIAMETGIYSAFVQSGFLSDPPPLLLPDVLQDQN, via the coding sequence ATGGCACTCGAAAATGTAGTGGGCGAAGCTCCCTTACAGGAACATTTAAAGCAGTTTCTACTAGTTTTATCTGTTTCGTTGGCCGTCGCAACTTTATCTCGTTCTTTCCCACGTTTCCGCGATATTCCTTATACACTTCTTTTGGTGATTGTGGGGTTGATTTTAGCCTTACTGGATGTGCGCTTAATTAATGTTCCTCCTGAAGTAACGCTGTTTATTTTTCTCCCTCCCTTGTTATTGAAAACAGCCCTAGATTTGAATTGGTCACTCGTTAAACATGATATTAATATCGTTTTTCTTTGTGCAGTCATTGGGGTTTTCCTCACGATTACCGGGGTCACAATTACCCTGACTAGCTTCACGAATATTTCTCCTTTAATTGCTCTTTTAGCCGGAGCAAGCTTATCAGCAACTGCCCCAGCTCCCATTACGGCTTTATTTGGCAGATTAGGGGTCAATCAACGTTTAGTTGCTTTAACAGACGGAGAAAATTTGTTTAATGTTGCCATCGCGATCGGGGTATTTGTCTTACTAATGGATTTACCAACCGATTTAGATTTCACCCAAGTTGATCTGATTGCTTTGCTCAAAAATGTTGGGACTTTAGCCGGCATCGGTTTAATTATGGGTGGGATTATTGGACTGATTTTTTCTTATCTGATTCACCGCTCTGATTTAAGATTTTTAGGACGTTCATTACTCCTTGTTGCCTCATATGGAACCTATTTATTCACAGAAGAACTCGGTGGTTCCGGAGTAGTTGCTGTAATTGTCACTGGCTTGATTCTAGGCACTTTCGGTGTTTCAGAAATGAATCCTCATAAAAAACAAGTGCTTTCTGAGTTCTTAGCATTTGTTGCCTTTTTAGTGAATTCGATTGTTTTCTTACTCATTGGTGACAAAATTAATTTTAGTAACCTTGGTGCCAATATATATCCCATTGGCATTGCAATTGTGACGGTTGTTGCGATGCGCGCGATCGCGATTTATGGCACTAGCTATTTCGGTAATAAATTCGAGTATAGTAATATCAGTTTCGCTGAACAAACGGTTTTATGGTGGTCGGGGTTACGAGGGTCGATTTCAATCGCGCTTGCCTTAAGTGTTCCCATTGTTTTAGTGCAAAGTCAAACCCTAGAAGCTGTTGTCTTTGGTGTCGTTTTATTTACCCTTTTAGTGCAAGGCTTAAGTAGTAAATGGTTGCTCAAACAACTCGGATTTTTATATGAAGAACACCTGCAAGAAAAGTATCTTGAACTCATTGCCCGCACCGTTGCCCTCAAACAAATTCTGACTCATCTCAACGAGGAAGAAATGACCCAACGTTGGGAAGTTGATCCACGTTTCTATAAATATCGGGATTGTGTACAAGAGGAGTTGAAACGGCTTGAACAAGAAATTGAAGATTATGCCAAGAAAAATCCTTCCCTGAAGAAAGTGGCAAACGAGCAACTCAAACGAGAACTAATTGCAATGGAAACAGGGATCTATTCTGCGTTTGTCCAGAGTGGCTTCTTGAGCGATCCGCCGCCTTTATTATTACCAGATGTACTACAAGACCAAAACTAA
- a CDS encoding ATP-dependent zinc protease yields the protein MSLYRQLPLIGWREVIALPQLNIPKIKAKIDTGARSSALHAYAIEHYDQQGQAMIRFWVHPYQNNTQLSIEAEAKLLEMREVRNSGGVAQLRPVVETVVELGERKWSIELTLTNRDVMGFRMLLGRQAVRNQFFVDPGQSYLQSQAIEKR from the coding sequence ATGAGTTTATACAGACAACTCCCCTTAATTGGTTGGCGTGAAGTGATTGCTCTCCCCCAACTTAACATTCCAAAAATTAAAGCCAAAATTGATACGGGCGCGCGCTCTTCTGCCTTGCATGCCTACGCGATCGAGCATTACGATCAGCAAGGACAAGCGATGATCCGATTTTGGGTACATCCTTATCAAAACAACACTCAATTGAGCATCGAAGCAGAAGCGAAACTACTGGAAATGCGAGAGGTCCGTAACTCCGGTGGGGTTGCCCAATTACGTCCTGTCGTTGAGACCGTAGTAGAATTGGGCGAGAGGAAATGGTCAATTGAATTGACCTTAACCAATCGAGATGTCATGGGTTTTCGGATGCTTTTAGGTCGTCAAGCTGTACGAAATCAGTTTTTTGTTGATCCAGGACAGTCTTATCTGCAAAGTCAAGCCATAGAAAAAAGATGA